The Apis cerana isolate GH-2021 linkage group LG16, AcerK_1.0, whole genome shotgun sequence genome segment aaatttgttttgaagcacaatacatgaaaaaaagaagatattaacatatatttttttattatatagatttttgaatataactgGTCATTGGAAACAAATAATGGGACATTGGGTGAAGAGATACAACgttgtaattatatacatgCATTAGGTTATTGTACACTTGactttttgcataaaaataaaccAAAGACAGAAATTACATTTACAGACATATCccatgcaaaaataaatttcattgcaaCTAAAATTATGTGTTTAACTGaacaacaatataataaaaagttgctTTCatggatttataataatgtcaGAAAACGGTATGATGAACATCTAAATGAATCCTTTTCCaaatcatagaaaaatatgatataaatttagaaatttaatattacaatattatatattttttaagaggTAGAgtaaggaaaaattaatatgatattcaatATGTTATCAAAAagcgtttatttaaaattgatgaatGCTTCATTCATATgtttagtattaaaaaaattttatctgttaattgaataagaaatttatgtttttttaatgttttatattattctagtGGTTATATAGCAACTTTTGcattattgtattgtatttaaagtataaggattttcttcttttaataaatgctcAATTgtagattatttcaaattgtaatatatttacatataagtGCAAATTTTAAGtaacagaattatttatatcatttatgttAGTTGTAGCAGTAGTATTATCAGCTACTGtgtcattaatcaatttattatttgtgacTAGTTCTGGtttatgtgaaataattattaatttatgataatgatatCCAATTAAAGGCAAATATGGAGCTATTTCACTTGGTTCTATAAAAAGTGATGGTGgagcctaaaaaaaaaaaataaaatcatattaattattttaatatcttaacttgagaaaatgaatattatgatcagtatttactaaaatttaatttaaattattatacaacaatattaaattgctTACACGTATTTCTTCAATCTTCGCTTCTCTTGATGTATATTCTCGCAACAAATAATCTTGACCAAATTCATGATAAAGTCGCGTATCATTTATCCTTAACATTACACCATCAATTCTCAGAAAATAtctcaataaaatgaaaaaactatTTGGCATAACTCGCTATTGACATCagtaaatgaaattagaatgaattcaattatttatttttgttttatattatcataaacttACAATTTTTACAGAACAAACTGCAATACCATTATCATGAAGTTCATCttcaaataatgttaaatcatgataaaataagatcttatcccttctttttaatttatctacaTCAATTCGTTCATTAGtttcttgaatttcaaaattagataTTGTACCAGTGTAAGTGGTTGTAAATGTCCAATCAAATGGTTTCACTTTTTCTTCTAGATATTCACTAACATCAGATCtacttgtaaaataatatttttaatatataaatttgtgtaaattaaatgtaatatatacatatatttttacctGGATTCTTTCCAAGCTTCTGCACATGCTAATTgaacattaatttttccatttgatACAGTTTTTAATGCATCTAATGCATTAAATTGTATGAATGCACCATCCTGATGTTTTAAAGTCAATATATTGTTTGGAAATACCATATCCGGCATGTGTGGTAGTTCTAAAGTATGGCTAAAACtacaaaagtatttattatgtaatatgaatttattataattttataaataaccaaatttatttaatatacatgcaAAATTGACAGGCATCAGCATCTTTATCACCACAACCACTTTCATTTTTGGAACATTTAGAATGGAGTATATGCGattgtgtatatttaatatgccATGGTGGAAATACATGTTCCTCTTGATTTACAGGAAGTCTTAAGATATCAATTCCACCATGAACTTTCACTGCTGTCatgatctaaaattatatatacatgtattaataataaatatattatacataaatacataaatacattaacattaagataaatataaaaatttgttttcaaaagtATTCATCAAaacaatatgattataaatatcaatatattattaaaaaaatgtaattaaataataaaaaatttactatagtcaattaaataataattaataaaaataaaatagcataCTGCttcattaatgtaataaatgacACATTTTTTCGTTACGttttaactataaattttaacatttttgttatattgttactcaatattaaaaattatgcactttcatattttttttatttaatagttgatttgttttaaatttattttactgttattgataacattttataaccTGTCACatacaatttataagatatactcacaaaaactaattattcaactcttaatatttattttcaaataacatcgtaaatattatttcaattatctagTATTCActattattcgtatataaatttttattcttttttgttattgtaaattttatttgagtgTAATCGTAGTCTGATCATAATACTTCATTACCGACTGTGCATCGAGGGTGCAATtgctttcttataaaaatctatattcttTATACTTACTTcctaattatacataatttatataattttcatttacatgtaattaaaaaataatgtttataatattatattatcaataattcaacttaaattagaaaatatttttaatcttaagaaataattcttaatatattataataaattattataaatgatataaaaaaattaagatttcgaaatatcaaaaattaaattaaataattgaaatattttttttgtaaaatgtttgtctaaaaaataaaatattatagataatataataaaatttataataaattagaatgaatttaataaatacaatgcaagtatgaaaaaagaagatgtgATAATGAGCAAATTTTAGATGTcacttaatgaaatataataattatctcatTTGACAAAAATGAATTCTGGCTGAAATTTTACGACTACAGTTTCTTCGCTCTTCTATACCGAAATAACCGAAGTGATTGTAGAAGATTCAGGCGAAACCAATCAGTTCTTCTTGAGTATAGGAGGCAGTTACGTGTTCTCTAAACGTGTGCATTTAAGTTTAGTATGTCGATCAAAAAGTCAAATTTATCTGTGGGATTTACCCAAGAAAACGTTGAACGagttatagaagaaaaaagattttctcgaaaggaatatttacaaaatattaaatcaattgctGGTCATGCTGGACTTTTAATTGCATTAATGCTTTATACAGCAATTGGTGGTttggtaaattaaattttaaatatatttttaaaataaaaaaaaaaaaataaataaattacatgtacttattttacttttcactattttttttcatattaaatttaaaagatataagttgatggataacaatttttttcaattgatgaGAAAATTGCGcgttaaaatcttataaataatttaaaaatatattcaaatagatTTGCATGAAGAACGTTatttagttaattattattaaataccaTCTATCTGAATtcaaatttccatttattttccatttatttacgCAACTTTAAATGGaacgtaatatttatagaaataacaaCGCGAATCTGTATTTCCATGtggtatctttatttttagcaATTGACCAATCGTACAGtatgattttttgttaaaataatcgtacagaactttttttgttaaatatttgtgtgtgcgtgtgtatatatatatatatatattatattattaatttatattcttttaaattaattgactcgttagaaatatattatcattaaaaatatattaatataaaataattctttttttatagaaataaaataacgatattattgaattgtaaACTAAGCATCCAGAatacataaaatgaaattgaaaaacaattcaatCAAACTTGAGATTCAAGAGGTTTACAAACACGCGTATTAAATGTCATTAGTAGTAAATAACGTCATTTCTAAAGTTTAGAATTAAGATAATATcagaatacaaaaatattatatgagttcgtttaaatttgattatattattattattattattatattaatcttcatTGACAggtttttcgatatattgaaCTTCCTGCAGAATTATCACGTTTGGAAGCTTTGCGCGCCAATTTACGCGTTCATAGATATTCATTCGTTGATTCGGTTTCCAACAATAGTGATGTATCAAATTTGCGCAAGCTGGTAAGTCAATATCTTGAGCAATCAATGGTATCCTTGAATTTGGTTCAAAATAATACTCATCTTACGAATATGActaaaatcgaatcgatcttTGGAAATATACCAAcagtttttgaataattacaaaGAATGCGATGACAAAGAATGTTTACAGGTTAGCGTGAAATTACGTGAATATGAACAAGTGGTCCAGGAGGCAGCACAAAGCGGTTTGTTGATCACTTTCGTATCTGATACGATCGATCAAGAAAATCGAGATACGACGGATTTGCCTCCTATTGTAATTGAAAGATGGAGTATTCTTCAAGCTGTTTTTTTTGCAAGCACTGTTCTCACTACAattggtaaataaataataaaaaataataatggataatgattaaatatctaatttttagatttaaatttatatctattaagattaagattGTGCATGTTATGATTTCTTAAtacgtatttaatattttgatatttattttcttttctctttttgttattttaaggATATGGGAATGTTGTTCCATCTACTAATGGAGGAAGGATGTTCTGTATTTTGTTTGCTTTCGTTGGTATACCTTTGACTTTAATAGTAATAGCTGATTTGGGAAAACTGTTTGCCAGAGGTGTAGTTAAGATCGCTTTGGCAATGAAATCAAAACTTCCGTTATACTTTTCCTTCTCTTGCATTCCGACAAATTTAGCTGGAAGACGATCGCTCGGTTAGTTTGATCAACTTGTtcgattacataaaattaatatattcgaaattgtaattaattttatatttaaatattcatgattCAAATATCcgaaataatacaattgtattattttcatattttctataatataaattaatttataaatatttgcatcaaaagaaaatatttataatcgatattatatattttatatatattttatcgtatgTGATCTTTATATAGGAGCGTTTACTGCAATTGTCTTGCTTTTTTTGTATCTCGCCTGTGGGGCAGGTATGTTTATGTTATGGGAAGATGACTGGAATTTTTTTgatggattttatttttgtttcgtgaCGATGACTACGATAGGATTTGGTGATTTGGTACCAagtaagtattaaaatatatattacttaaatcATATAATCACTTTGAACAGTTTTtagaatatcatataatttttattatatattttttacatatattaatatttgtatacgcGTAGtatgtttatgaaatattatatatttacaagttATGTTTTCTATTGTCACTTATATACAGAAAAACCGAAGTATACATTATTATGTACTCTCTATATCTTGATTGGTTTGGCATTGACAAGCACTATTATTGAACTTGTAAGACGTCAATATGCTCAATCATGGAGAAGATTGCAGAGGCTTAGTGGACCATTGGCAGAAACTATTCGCAGGTTAGGCGAACAAGCTGGTG includes the following:
- the LOC108000268 gene encoding TIP41-like protein isoform X1 yields the protein MTAVKVHGGIDILRLPVNQEEHVFPPWHIKYTQSHILHSKCSKNESGCGDKDADACQFCIFSHTLELPHMPDMVFPNNILTLKHQDGAFIQFNALDALKTVSNGKINVQLACAEAWKESSRSDVSEYLEEKVKPFDWTFTTTYTGTISNFEIQETNERIDVDKLKRRDKILFYHDLTLFEDELHDNGIAVCSVKIRVMPNSFFILLRYFLRIDGVMLRINDTRLYHEFGQDYLLREYTSREAKIEEIRAPPSLFIEPSEIAPYLPLIGYHYHKLIIISHKPELVTNNKLINDTVADNTTATTNINDINNSVT
- the LOC108000268 gene encoding TIP41-like protein isoform X2, with the protein product MTAVKVHGGIDILRLPVNQEEHVFPPWHIKYTQSHILHSKCSKNESGCGDKDADACQFCIFSHTLELPHMPDMVFPNNILTLKHQDGAFIQFNALDALKTVSNGKINVQLACAEAWKESRSDVSEYLEEKVKPFDWTFTTTYTGTISNFEIQETNERIDVDKLKRRDKILFYHDLTLFEDELHDNGIAVCSVKIRVMPNSFFILLRYFLRIDGVMLRINDTRLYHEFGQDYLLREYTSREAKIEEIRAPPSLFIEPSEIAPYLPLIGYHYHKLIIISHKPELVTNNKLINDTVADNTTATTNINDINNSVT
- the LOC108000474 gene encoding TWiK family of potassium channels protein 7-like isoform X1 — encoded protein: MSIKKSNLSVGFTQENVERVIEEKRFSRKEYLQNIKSIAGHAGLLIALMLYTAIGGLVFRYIELPAELSRLEALRANLRVHRYSFVDSVSNNSDVSNLRKLVSVKLREYEQVVQEAAQSGLLITFVSDTIDQENRDTTDLPPIVIERWSILQAVFFASTVLTTIGYGNVVPSTNGGRMFCILFAFVGIPLTLIVIADLGKLFARGVVKIALAMKSKLPLYFSFSCIPTNLAGRRSLGAFTAIVLLFLYLACGAGMFMLWEDDWNFFDGFYFCFVTMTTIGFGDLVPKKPKYTLLCTLYILIGLALTSTIIELVRRQYAQSWRRLQRLSGPLAETIRRLGEQAGGDMSALHSDLRKVLTVISMPRLKWSTSLNRGDTKEQDWEEAVEAMLRDIAVNANNIQPKKKQIMQIVIYESNV
- the LOC108000474 gene encoding potassium channel subfamily K member 15-like isoform X2 translates to MSLVVFRYIELPAELSRLEALRANLRVHRYSFVDSVSNNSDVSNLRKLVSVKLREYEQVVQEAAQSGLLITFVSDTIDQENRDTTDLPPIVIERWSILQAVFFASTVLTTIGYGNVVPSTNGGRMFCILFAFVGIPLTLIVIADLGKLFARGVVKIALAMKSKLPLYFSFSCIPTNLAGRRSLGAFTAIVLLFLYLACGAGMFMLWEDDWNFFDGFYFCFVTMTTIGFGDLVPKKPKYTLLCTLYILIGLALTSTIIELVRRQYAQSWRRLQRLSGPLAETIRRLGEQAGGDMSALHSDLRKVLTVISMPRLKWSTSLNRGDTKEQDWEEAVEAMLRDIAVNANNIQPKKKQIMQIVIYESNV